The following are encoded in a window of Pongo abelii isolate AG06213 chromosome 16, NHGRI_mPonAbe1-v2.0_pri, whole genome shotgun sequence genomic DNA:
- the LOC100939721 gene encoding putative GED domain-containing protein DNM1P34, whose translation MPLCSPWQASKAEENGSDSFMHSMVPQLERQMETTQSLVESYVAVVNKTVWDLMVGLVPKTIMHLMINNTKEFIFLELLANLYSCGDKNMLMEDSAEQAQWCNEMLRMHHVLREAPSIIGDINTTTVSMPSGAHG comes from the exons ATGCCTTTGTGTTCTCCGTGGCAGGCCAGCAAGGCTGAGGAGAATGGCTCTGACAGCTTCATGCACTCCATGGTCCCACAGCTGGAGCGGCAAATGGAGACCACCCAGAGCCTGGTGGAATCCTATGTGGCTGTTGTCAACAAGACCGTGTGGGACCTCATGGTTGGTCTTGTGCCCAAGACCATCATGCACCTCATGATCAACAAT ACAAAGGAGTTCATCTTCTTGGAGCTGCTGGCCAACCTGTACTCATGTGGAGACAAGAACATGCTGATGGAGGATTCTGCAGAGCAGGCACAATGGTGCAACGAGATGCTGCGCATGCACCACGTGCTGAGGGAGGCACCCAGCATCATCGGCGACATCAACACGACCACTGTCAGCATGCCCAGTGGGGCCCATGGATGA